The Leguminivora glycinivorella isolate SPB_JAAS2020 chromosome 1, LegGlyc_1.1, whole genome shotgun sequence genome includes a region encoding these proteins:
- the LOC125227234 gene encoding glucose dehydrogenase [FAD, quinone]-like: MKDLKKTAIVLFIALISTNAHYFHYAEYVQPQLQANDSRSGKFLWALPIPKSPSMMDMMTQTIGVPVTPGVDPLDLFRDEYPLPKGYSQPLDEYDYIVVGAGSAGSALASRLSEDKQKPRPMVLLLEAGKPECLLTEVPMLAAQWPISEYAWPYQAEPQPGICTGSENNRCYWPRGKAVGGTSLINFMIYTRGRPQDWDRIAADGNYGWSYNDVMYYYMKAEKADLQRLPKHPPYHGEEGPLNVENMSFRTGLVEAFLEAGRKMGYPTVDYNAPEGFGFGYVQSTTHYGHRVSAAKAYLHDHKRRRNLHILPSATVTKVLIEPNTKRAYGVEYVRNGKRYTVRCRREVILSAGPIASPQLLMLSGVGPKQHLESLGIPVIQDLPVGRTLYDHVAFPGVVFPLTRNNASLTIAKVLQAKNLIQWLTYGDGALSSIGSIEGIGYIKTSQSDDLEQVPDIELISMAGSIALDDGLFLRRAWKIKDKTYKEAFSPLNGRDTWSAVPMLLQPKSKGYLELRDTNPFSHPIMHGNYLSDPRDLATLREAVKTVIQIGESEPFRKYGAQLHLAYYSQCKNEVAGSDAYWDCAIRTLLISLHHQIGTCRMGPPNDLEAVVDPELRVYGVDGLRVADSGVIPRPTAAHSNAPTIMIGEKAADMIKQTWSNVVQQKK, encoded by the exons ATGAAGGATCTCAAAAAGACTGCCATAGTTCTATTCATAGCCTTAATAAGCACCAACGCACACTATTTCCACTATGCGGAGTACGTTCAACCGCAACTTCAAGCCAACGACAGTAGGTCTGGGAAGTTCCTGTGGGCGCTACCGATTCCTAAGAGTCCTTCTATGATGGATATGATGACACAAACCATTGGAGTCCCTGTCACACCAGGAGTTGATCCGCTTGACTTGTTCCGCGACGAGTATCCGCTACCCAAGG GTTACAGCCAACCATTGGACGAATACGACTACATCGTCGTTGGCGCCGGTTCGGCCGGCTCGGCGCTGGCGTCCCGCCTGTCCGAAGACAAGCAGAAGCCACGACCCATGGTGCTGCTGCTGGAAGCTGGCAAGCCGGAGTGTCTGCTGACCGAGGTCCCAATGCTGGCGGCGCAGTGGCCGATCTCTGAGTATGCTTGGCCATACCAGGCTGAACCGCAGCCGGGAATCTGCACAG GGAGCGAGAACAACCGCTGCTACTGGCCTCGCGGCAAAGCTGTGGGGGGCACGAGTCTCATCAACTTCATGATATACACCCGCGGACGGCCGCAGGACTGGGACAGGATCGCAGCTGACGGGAACTATGGATG GTCATATAACGACGTGATGTATTATTATATGAAGGCTGAGAAGGCAGATCTGCAAAGGCTGCCTAAACACCCTCCGTATCACGGTGAAGAGGGCCCGCTTAACGTCGAGAATATGTCTTTCag AACTGGGTTAGTCGAGGCATTTTTAGAAGCTGGAAGGAAAATGGGGTACCCAACTGTTGACTACAACGCTCCAGAGGGTTTCGGCTTCGGATACGTGCAATCCACTACGCACTATGGCCATCGTGTCAGCGCCGCTAAAGCCTATCTTCATGACCACAAGCGGAGACGAAACCTGCATATTCTTCCTTCGGCGACCGTTACTAAAGTCCTCATTGAACCTAACACCAAGAGAGCGTACGGCGTTGAATACGTCAGGAATGGAAAGAGATACACAGTAAGGTGTCGCAGAGAGGTGATCCTATCAGCCGGCCCAATCGCGTCGCCTCAACTCCTTATGCTATCAGGAGTCGGCCCTAAACAACATTTAGAGTCCCTTGGGATACCAGTCATTCAGGACTTGCCGGTAGGCAGGACGTTGTACGACCACGTAGCTTTCCCAGGTGTTGTATTTCCGTTGACCAGAAACAATGCAAGTTTGACGATTGCGAAAGTTTTGCAAgccaaaaatttaatacagTGGCTAACATATGGTGACGGGGCACTTTCCAGCATAGGCTCTATTGAAGGTATCGGATATATCAAAACATCCCAGTCGGATGATCTCGAGCAAGTGCCTGACATTGAACTTATTTCCATGGCAGGCTCAATAGCTTTAGATGATGGCCTTTTCCTTAGAAGAGCGTGGAAAATTAAGGACAAAACTTACAAAGAAGCCTTCTCTCCTTTAAATGGGCGCGACACTTGGTCAGCCGTTCCAATGCTGTTGCAGCCGAAATCTAAAGGCTATTTAGAGCTTCGTGATACCAATCCCTTCTCTCATCCCATTATGCACGGTAATTACTTAAGTGATCCCAGGGATTTAGCGACGTTGAGGGAAGCCGTGAAGACGGTGATCCAAATAGGGGAATCGGAGCCTTTCAGGAAGTACGGTGCACAGTTGCATCTGGCGTATTATTCTCAGTGTAAGAATGAGGTGGCAGGATCAGATGCTTACTGGGATTGTGCAATCAGGACGCTGCTGATATCTCTCCACCACCAGATAGGCACGTGTCGGATGGGGCCGCCGAACGACCTGGAGGCGGTGGTGGACCCGGAGCTGCGCGTGTATGGGGTGGACGGGTTGCGGGTGGCGGACTCGGGGGTGATCCCGCGCCCCACGGCCGCGCACTCCAACGCACCCACGATCATGATCGGCGAGAAGGCAGCTGACATGATAAAACAGACCTGGTCTAATGTAGTGCAACAAAAGAAATAA